ACGCAGGGATGGTAGCTGGAGAAGGTTGCCGCAGTCGAGGTAGACGACGGTGCTCGGCGCTGATGGCAGTTTATTCGTTTGGTTTTGAGGATTCATGCGCTGGTTTTGAGGGATATTTATTTTTTGAGGGGTATTTATTTGTAGTACctgtttgttttgatttttttttgaaaaggagttttgaattttttttatatatataagaTTAGTTTTGAGTTTTGACGACAAGCTTCGCGGGaacaaaaatacaaaaagaTTCACTAGTCGCAAAATGTGCAATAGCGATGAGTGCGAAGCCTTTTCCTTCGGAAATGAGGATCCTCAACATTAGTGCAAAGTTCATATTCAGGACAAATTTGAAAAGGATAAAGCTTGGCGAAGCATTTTACAAATTTTCAACTCAACTTGtagaagaaacaaaagattaaacATCTCACCAAATAAAACAGGACGGTACCAGACgttggatttttctttttcttcgacGGTGCCACTTTGCTAAGGATCAGGAATTCAGAGGTCAAACGGTCAATCAAGATGAAGACTGACAACAGCATAAGTCACAGTGCAAACCCACTACAAGCGGCAGCACGTTTCAGGCTTCCATTCACTGATccttacaaaagaaaaaaaaaagaaaaggaaaaaactgCTCCACTGCTCTCGTCATCTACATTAAAAAGCCTCCATACAAGGTGTTTATTCAGCTACTACTACAATGTCCTCAAGGAGATGCAAGCTGAGAAGGAAGTGACAGGTTCCCAGAATTTGAAGCGGCATAATAGCAGATGTGATGGCACGCTATCGCAAACATACAGAAAACCCATTCACCCTAGAAGGAAAAATGACCTTATATAGGTCTTTTCTCTACAGACTCTGGGCAGCGTCACTGTACAACCAGTCCTTGCATCACACAGGAGTTCTCACAGATCACGGGGAGCTTCTTTAGATGGCATTAGTCCTCCCTGAAAAGAACAGAGCACAGAAACCAAATGTTCAATCAGCAGTTCTCGTGAATAAAAATGCAGGCAGCAGTAAGCAACAATAGTCTGTATCAGGCATCACTAACAATGGTTTCATTTAGTAGCAATTAGTTTGAACTTTCAACTATCAACAAAGACCCAATTTATCTATCAATTCATGAAACAGCATGTGTGTCGGCTAGGCTACTACTAATGTAGCTGTATGTAACCCAAGCAATGGGGATCTGTTTCAAACTGACTTATTGCACTTTAAGGTGTTTTGAATGACAGAGACTTTTCAAAAAAACTGATAAAAACCGGGGAAAATGTGTTGATGGTACTGTTCTTGGCTACCTATCCAgttgtgttgttttttttttctgagacaAAGTACATATCTGTAGCTACTAGCTAGTTGCTCTATTGCATTAAATAGATACCGCTTCAAAATTGGCTGGTCAAGTATAAAACACCAAAACCTGTGATGCTTCTGTGATGTGGGTAATGCAGCATGCGTTATGGAAAATTGGGTAAAGAGTGTTTAGTCACGAAACTTGTCAAACTGGATTCACGAAAATTGGGCAATGGTACCTTATTCCATTCTCTGAACCAAAATGTGTAACGGTACAAAAGGAACACATCATACAAGTGATCAAGACAATTATAATAATAGAATGGCAAGTGCACGCAGagtaaataaaaatattgaagTAATAAGAACAACTTTCTTACAATAGTTACAAgctatttttttaattcatgTTTCAGAAACAATATGAAGGAAAAATGCACATTGGCATCAAGAACAAGAAACATGCTAGACAAATTATTATCAACTTAAGCATTGAATGTGGACGGTTTTTGTACAAATGGCCTACAGAAAATTTGACTATTTTGGGCATTTGAACTGAATGACATGCGAAATGCAAAATATAACCATAAAATGATAAAAAGGACATGTTGACCTTATTGAACATAAAGAGTGACCTACTAGCTAGGCCAATCCAAGATCTCACCATGGACTAGATAGAACTATCCAATGATTCAGTGGTACGTTATGTTAGGTGATTTAGCATCACAAAATTCCACAAATAACTTCAAGCATATTATTTGTTCATGCTAGTAAACAGATAGCTGTCTTCCAGTAAATCATATGAATTCAGTTTAATCTCACTTTTTTCTGCTTTCATCCATAACAACCTTCAAGTATTTTATCCAAACACTGTTTGATCGCAACTTTTCTGTCCATAACCTTACTTGGGTCTGAACAGGTCTACTCTTCTAGCTGGCACTTGATGCTACCCAACTAGTTATCAGCCACATTAATTTTGGTATATCTTTCCAACATAGGGGGTTCTACAACAATGATTAGAGATACCATGGAAATGGGAAAGAGAAGGGTTTGGATGAGTAAAGTAAAAGCAAGAAAGCAACCATTTTGGGTGTCTCTCAGACAACATTTATCATACACAAATTTGAAAACACAACTACTTGACCGGGGAACTGCAAATCATTACAGAGTTAGCCTATCAGGCAAAACAGGCTAAAGGATCACACCATAGAATTTTCCCTAATTACAACAATGCAATGCCAGATAAATGCAAAGGAAACAAGTAATCTGCATTATAATAACTTCTTCCCAAACAATGCTGTATCCAGAGGTTCCAATGGATAAAAATGACAtctattttcctttttgatGTGGTTATCAATCATATATTCATCTTTCATGACTCATATACCAAACCCAGTCTAGAAACAGAACTGAATTACTCACTGCACAATTCAGCAGGTTTCTCAGCCATTCCCTACACTAGAAGCTCTTGTTCTAAGTTGGAACTAACAAGATCAATTCATGGGCACCAAATACATGCCAAGAAAAAATATGTAGTGCTATGACTCATACCATTTGATTAGTGAACCAAAGAGGAAATGCTGCATGATCGGCACTTTCTCAAGCACCTCGGCCTTGTACATCTTGAGCAGCCCACTATTCACCTTCTTCCAATTTGGCACACCACTGATATCATCCAACATCGGTGAATGCTCAGCAAACGGCcccttctttatcttcttcacaTATGCAACACATGCCAGGtacatgtactccttggagaaGTTCTCCAAGATATCTGGATTGTGAATCGACTTGGGCTTCATGTACTTGTGATCAATAAGCTGCGCGGCCCCAAATATGAAGGGCAGGAAATGGAAATCGTCAAGGCCCCACACGCCATGGGAGCCCGCAGGCTCCAGCTGGTACGTGTCCTGCAGCGTACGCATGAGGTTGAGGTACTCTGCAAAGACGCGCAGGACGACGGCAGGGTAATCAGGCTCGGTGATGAGCCCGAGCCTCGCGAGGCAGTAGAGGAAGGCGGCGAAGTTGGTCTCGTGCCCCGTCCCGTAGTCGATGCGGGTGGCGTTGCCGAAGGAGTCGAGGAGGTACGGCACGAGCTCGacctcggcgccggcgaggtccgcGGGGGACGCGGCGGTGGATGTGATCCGCGCGATCAAGTCGTTGGCGGAGTCGGTGAGCTTCTCGTGCCAGAGGCGAAAGGCCGGGTTCCCGTAGCGGGAGTTGTG
Above is a genomic segment from Setaria viridis chromosome 4, Setaria_viridis_v4.0, whole genome shotgun sequence containing:
- the LOC117851505 gene encoding uncharacterized protein; this encodes MSNPGSSPPSASAHHDHEHTPLCRSCGAPTTAPTPPPWSGTSDSPPPAYRPIRLSAINAPTNTASIVLSPVPQPLPVPPAAPPHAFQTPTKRIASPDDIARFHASLHGRHFLGFVAALSASVHGRKLSDPLPSPPSPAVSALLGLISALAALVASTPPLPHNSRYGNPAFRLWHEKLTDSANDLIARITSTAASPADLAGAEVELVPYLLDSFGNATRIDYGTGHETNFAAFLYCLARLGLITEPDYPAVVLRVFAEYLNLMRTLQDTYQLEPAGSHGVWGLDDFHFLPFIFGAAQLIDHKYMKPKSIHNPDILENFSKEYMYLACVAYVKKIKKGPFAEHSPMLDDISGVPNWKKVNSGLLKMYKAEVLEKVPIMQHFLFGSLIKWED